One genomic segment of Synergistaceae bacterium includes these proteins:
- a CDS encoding PIN domain-containing protein, with amino-acid sequence MTIFALDTNIVSYLLKDDETVFNHYFEEIAKGNDFIIPPITYYEIKRGLFACNAVAKIAAFNRMCQEFGIGEMNIAIWDEAARLFATNRKTGLVMDDADLFIAVFCLVGGYTLVTNNIRHFERVKGLTLVNWK; translated from the coding sequence ATGACAATTTTCGCTTTGGACACGAATATCGTTTCATATCTTTTAAAAGACGATGAGACCGTTTTTAATCATTACTTTGAAGAAATAGCGAAGGGAAATGATTTTATAATACCTCCGATAACGTATTATGAAATCAAACGCGGGCTTTTTGCCTGTAACGCCGTTGCGAAAATCGCCGCTTTCAATCGCATGTGCCAGGAATTTGGCATAGGGGAAATGAATATCGCGATTTGGGATGAAGCTGCGCGGTTATTTGCGACAAATCGAAAAACGGGCCTCGTAATGGACGACGCCGATTTGTTTATCGCCGTTTTTTGTCTGGTGGGCGGCTATACCCTCGTCACCAATAACATCAGACATTTTGAAAGGGTGAAAGGTCTTACGCTTGTGAACTGGAAATAA